One segment of Babylonia areolata isolate BAREFJ2019XMU chromosome 24, ASM4173473v1, whole genome shotgun sequence DNA contains the following:
- the LOC143298611 gene encoding uncharacterized protein LOC143298611, with amino-acid sequence MSQAHLIRKTKKSSYKPLSKLNEDNLSELKRVERPEYTSRVFFYNTTARSQLQNNVNVWFRHHQHAMSVINRQQRDVCKTMCRVQRDRHRVKRLVYQRRQQEIRANMKRMQVELLQRRVIQKFRRNADNKMAARGLKSLAGLRLTAQLRPDSVKHVTTAEDTAREEHAENTVAVPDNVVSHAAVVTESTASCEVGLSKGGAPGHHSHLQSRVSTHSNSGKGKAGSGQSPHQDHTLTKGRGSGRHMNSNSSGSSLSQQLAATSVQARSTTTKPSNRASTSAKLSETSRPSANKHSAPGSLATATPARGGKGSRRSCGGSAGEMTKGNLLERSGGFPQPADNRSVTQSQSPAFIEPADDSPLFMDPRVVEVRRSDPGSSAMVIQARRGANEGGPKATTCKTRPSRVEDLSVTAKLRHPDSSVPLHPSETPTPPTPSSSSTLRKEADPDPELSDLHLLTSTSSISQATSSGLLANGKDPTFSARGEGVSMRDVVSRDQAVEDAGLLLSLARERGREGGGQPVDAEGGGKKSLASRVKMERQEAAKRRAKILDDEPLTQYYRSTRGSLQPLLTQSWRRQFLLPSGRPKYWQGKLLRQEYQKGLERQQHIQDFITDLLTRRIGQPKPETTGANDEPQANHLELLLKRMRQQNRTQAPSVDWNCVEQLAKCQYLRIHHWHEEGEAEGQGEGEEEEEGEGHRWWSEEEWGGEGDHLTSWTVAEMRMKGGFPNSSF; translated from the exons ATGAGTCAGGCCCACCTCAtcaggaagacgaagaagagctCGTACAAGCCTCTGAGCAAGTTGAACGAGGACAACCTGTCGGAGCTGAAGCGGGTGGAGAGACCCGAGTACACCAGCCGGGTGTTCTTCTACAACACCACGGCGCGGTCCCAGCTCCAGAACAACGTCAACGTCTGGTTCCGCCATCACCAGCACGCCATGTCCGTCATCAACCGGCAGCAGAGGGACGTGTGCAAAACGATGTGCCGTGTGCAGAGGGACCGGCACCGCGTGAAGAGGTTGGTGTACCAGCGGCGGCAGCAGGAGATCCGGGCCAACATGAAGAGGATGCAGGTGGAGCTGCTGCAGAGGAGAGTCATCCAGAAGTTTCGCAGGAACGCCGACAACAAAATGGCGGCCCGTGGGTTGAAGAGCCTGGCCGGCCTGAGGCTGACTGCTCAGCTACGGCCCGACAGCGTGAAGCACGTGACTACTGCCGAGGACACGGCTCGTGAGGAGCACGCTGAGAATACTGTCGCTGTGCCGGACAACGTTGTCAGTCACGCTGCCGTTGTTACTGAGAGCACAGCGAGCTGTGAAGTGGGCCTGTCCAAGGGGGGCGCTCCGGGGCATCATTCCCACTTGCAGTCACGTGTGTCAACCCACAGTAACTCTGGGAAAGGGAAGGCAGGCTCTGGACAAAGCCCGCACCAAGACCACACCTTGACCAAAGGAAGGGGTTCCGGACGCCAtatgaacagcaacagcagcggctCCTCGCTTTCACAACAGCTGGCAGCGACATCCGTTCAAGCAAGATCGACGACAACAAAACCATCGAACCGCGCCTCCACCTCGGCCAAACTCTCTGAAACCTCACGACCGTCCGCAAACAAACACTCCGCACCGGGTTCGCTAGCAACTGCCACACCAGCACGTGGTGGCAAAGGTTCGAGAAGGTCCTGTGGCGGCAGTGCAGGAGAGATGACGAAAGGAAACCTGTTGGAAAGGTCCGGCGGGTTCCCGCAGCCTGCAGACAACAGGTcggtcacacagtcacagtcccCGGCGTTCATAGAGCCTGCCGATGACTCCCCACTGTTCATGGACCCGAGGGTggtggaggtcagaagaagtgaCCCCGGTTCTTCCGCCATGGTGATCCAGGCGCGTCGAGGCGCCAACGAGGGCGGTCCCAAAGCCACGACATGCAAAACGAGACCCTCCAGAGTTGAAGACTTGTCGGTGACAGCAAAACTCCGTCACCCTGACAGTTCTGTCCCTCTGCACCCCTCCGAGACCCCGACCCCTCCcactccgtcttcttcttctactctccgAAAAGAAGCTGACCCTGACCCTGAGCTTTCAGACCTTCACCTCCTGACCTCCACGTCGTCAATCTCCCAAGCGACGTCTTCTGGTCTTTTGGCGAATGGCAAAGACCCGACCTTCTCAGCTCGAGGGGAGGGTGTGTCAATGCGAGATGTGGTCAGCCGTGACCAGGCTGTGGAGGACGCTGGGCTGCTGCTGAGCCTggccagagagagggggagggaggggggtggtcagcCAGTGGAtgcggagggaggaggaaagaagagccTGGCGAGCCGGGTGAAGATGGAGCGACAGGAGGCTGCCAAGCGACGTGCCAAGATCCTGGATGATGAGCCGCTA ACGCAGTATTACCGAAGCACGCGCGGCAGTCTGCAGCCCTTGCTGACGCAGTCGTGGCGACGTCAATTCCTGCTGCCGTCAGGGCGGCCAAAGTACTGGCAGGGCAAGCTGCTGCGTCAGGAGTACCAGAAAGGGCTGGAGCGTCAGCAGCACATCCAGGACTTCATCACCGACCTCCTCACCCGCCGCATTG GACAACCCAAACCGGAGACGACAGGGGCCAATGACGAACCCCAGGCCAACCACCTGGAGCTCCTCCTGAAGAGGATGCGTCAGCAGAACCGAACACAGGCCCCCTCCGTTGACTGGAATTGCGTGGAGCAGCTGGCCAAGTGTCAGTACTTACGGATCCATCACTGGCACGAGGAGGGAGAggcggaggggcagggggagggggaggaggaggaggagggggaggggcatcgGTGGTGGTcggaggaagagtgggggggagaaggggaccaCCTGACCAGCTGGACTGTTGCCGAGATGCGAATGAAAGGAGGGTTTCCCAACTCGTCCTTCTGA